The following are from one region of the Lodderomyces elongisporus chromosome 7, complete sequence genome:
- the ARG4 gene encoding argininosuccinate lyase (BUSCO:EOG092621S9), with translation MSEQPSESKLWGGRFTGATDPLMDLYNASLPYDQIMYDADLTGTKVYTEGLNKLELITDDELSKIHEGLEVIRKEWAEGKFVEKPGDEDIHTANERRLGEIIGKHIAGKVHTGRSRNDQVATDMRIYVRESLKDLSLKLKTFIETILKRAENEISVLMPGYTHLQRAQPIRWSHWLSSYATYFTEDYNRLQQIIARVNKSPLGAGALAGHPYGIDREFLAKGLGFDDVIGNSLTAVSDRDFVVETLFWGTLFMNHISRFAEDLIIYSTAEFGFIKLADAYSTGSSLMPQKKNPDSLELLRGKSGRVFGGLSGFLMSIKSIPSTYNKDMQEDKEPLFDALTTVEHSILIATGVISTLTINKERMEGALTMDMLATDLADYLVRKGVPFRETHHISGECVRKAEDENLSGIDQLTFEQFKEIDNRFEKDVLDSFDFEVSVERRDALGGTAKSAVLKQLKNLKSQLE, from the coding sequence ATGTCTGAACAACCAAGTGAGAGCAAGTTATGGGGTGGTAGATTCACTGGAGCCACTGACCCACTTATGGATCTTTACAATGCCAGTTTGCCCTATGATCAAATCATGTATGATGCTGATTTGACTGGAACCAAAGTCTACACTGAAGGCTTAAACAAACTTGAGTTGATCACGGATGACGAATTGAGCAAAATCCATGAAGGATTAGAGGTCATTAGAAAAGAATGGGCTGAGGgtaaatttgttgaaaagcCCGGTGATGAAGATATCCACACTGCAAATGAAAGAAGATTGGGTGAGATTATTGGTAAGCATATTGCAGGTAAGGTGCATACTGGTAGGTCCAGAAACGATCAGGTTGCTACTGATATGAGAATTTACGTGCGTGAATCGTTAAAGGACTTgagtttgaaattgaaaacatttattgagactattttgaaaagagcTGAAAATGAGATTTCAGTATTGATGCCTGGTTACACTCATTTGCAAAGAGCGCAACCAATTAGATGGTCACACTGGCTCAGCTCTTATGCCACTTATTTCACAGAAGATTACAATAGATTGCAGCAGATTATTGCTAGAGTAAACAAATCACCTTTGGGTGCAGGTGCATTGGCTGGCCATCCATATGGCATTGATCGTGAGTTCCTTGCTAAGGGTTTGGGTTTTGATGATGTCATTGGTAATTCATTAACTGCAGTAAGTGATCgtgattttgttgttgagacTTTGTTTTGGGGAACGTTGTTTATGAACCATATTTCAAGATTTGCTGAAGATTTGATTATCTATTCAACTGCTGAGTTTGGTTTTATCAAGTTGGCAGATGCTTACTCCACAGGTAGCTCGTTGATgccacaaaagaaaaacccTGATTCATTAGAACTTTTGAGAGGTAAAAGTGGAAGAGTGTTTGGTGGCTTATCAGGGTTCTTAATGTCTATTAAATCTATTCCTTCAACTTACAATAAAGATATGCAAGAAGACAAGGAGCCATTATTTGACGCTTTAACCACCGTTGAGCATTCGATTTTGATTGCTACTGGTGTCATTAGTACCTTGACAATCAACAAGGAAAGAATGGAAGGTGCATTGACTATGGATATGTTGGCCACCGATTTGGCAGATTATTTGGTCCGTAAGGGAGTACCGTTTAGAGAAACCCACCACATTTCTGGCGAATGTGTTAGAAAAGCCGAGGATGAGAATTTGAGTGGAATTGACCAGTTGACATTTGAACAATTCAAGGAAATCGACAACAGGTTTGAAAAAGACGTTTTGGATTCCTTTGACTTTGAAGTCAGTGTTGAAAGACGTGATGCCTTAGGTGGAACTGCCAAAAGTGCAGTTTTGAAGCAgttgaaaaacttgaaatcaCAATTGGAATAA
- the DED81 gene encoding asparagine--tRNA ligase (BUSCO:EOG09261CQG) — MSTVYVNEKSGKDAADATGSEQSPFASPAYALYTNPDAKVLIYKQVEEGEDSKFEYVEISASALKKAKKGAEGLKKKAEKQAKMKEETQNLPKVEALDLNSIEEDKSLPEAKKIKLGKISENVDSRVLVQGWIHRLRVQKGLAFITLRDGTGFLQCVLTGDLAKARQTQELTIESTVAIKGVISKLPEGKTAPGGVELKADYYKILGLAPGGEDAFTNKIQEGADPSLLLDQRHLTLRGESLSAVMKVRAAFLKSIRRVYVEEGLLEVTPPCMVQTQVEGGSTLFKMDYYGEEAFLTQSSQLYLETCLPALGDVYCVQESFRAEKSHTRRHLSEYTHIEAELGFLSFDDLLKHIETVIVKTVQYVLEDPVAGKLIEQLNPGFKAPQLPFKRMQYIDALDWLNERGILNDEGKPFSFGDDIAEAQERKMVDTINEPILLTRFPVEIKSFYMQKCKDDPRVTESVDVLMPNVGEITGGSMRSYEYEDLLAGFKREKIDPAPYYWFLDQRRYGTCEHGGYGLGTERILAWLCDRFTVRDCSLYPRFTGRCKP, encoded by the coding sequence ATGTCTACAGTATATGTCAATGAAAAATCAGGCAAGGATGCTGCTGATGCCACTGGCTCGGAGCAATCTCCATTTGCTTCTCCAGCTTATGCATTGTATACCAACCCAGACGCTAAGGTTTTGATCTACAAGCAAGTTGAAGAAGGCGAGGACTCAAAATTCGAGTACGTCGAGATATCTGCATCTGCATTGAAAAAGGCCAAGAAGGGAGCCGAGGgattaaagaagaaagctGAAAAGCAAGCCAAAATGAAAGAGGAGACTCAAAACTTGCCCAAGGTTGAGGCTTTGGACTTGAACTCTATTGAAGAAGACAAGTCATTACCCGAAGCcaaaaagatcaaattGGGCAAGATCCTGGAAAACGTCGATAGCAGAGTTTTGGTGCAAGGTTGGATTCACCGTTTAAGAGTGCAAAAGGGTTTGGCATTTATTACTTTGAGAGACGGAACTGGCTTTTTGCAATGTGTCCTCACTGGAGATTTGGCCAAGGCTAGACAAACACAGGAATTGACTATTGAGTCAACAGTTGCCATCAAAGGTGTGATATCCAAGTTACCCGAAGGAAAGACTGCTCCAGGTGGAGTTGAGTTGAAGGCTGACTACTACAAGATTTTGGGTCTTGCGCCAGGTGGAGAAGATGCATTCACCAACAAGATCCAAGAGGGTGCCGATCCATCATTATTGTTAGACCAACGTCATTTAACTTTGAGAGGTGAAAGTTTGTCAGCAGTTATGAAAGTGAGAGCTGCATTTTTGAAATCCATCCGAAGAGTATATGTTGAAGAGGGACTCTTGGAAGTGACTCCACCATGTATGGTGCAAACTCAAGTCGAAGGTGGATCCACTTTGTTCAAGATGGACTACTATGGTGAAGAAGCATTCTTAACCCAATCTTCACAATTGTATTTGGAGACTTGTTTACCAGCACTCGGTGACGTTTACTGTGTTCAAGAATCTTTTAGAGCTGAAAAATCTCACACGAGAAGACACTTGAGCGAATACACACATATCGAAGCAGAATTGGGATTCCTCTCATTCGACGACTTGTTAAAGCACATCGAGACCGTGATTGTTAAGACTGTGCAATACGTCTTGGAGGATCCTGTTGCCGGTAAACTTATTGAGCAATTGAACCCTGGCTTTAAGGCACCACAATTGCCATTCAAGAGAATGCAATACATTGATGCTTTGGACTGGTTGAACGAAAGAGGTATCTTGAACGATGAAGGCAAGCCATTCTCCTTTGGAGATGATATCGCCGAGGCTCAGGAGAGAAAGATGGTTGACACAATCAATGAGCCTATTTTGTTGACAAGATTCCCAGTGGAAATCAAATCATTCTACATGCAAAAGTGTAAGGACGACCCTAGAGTAACGGAATCAGTTGATGTGTTGATGCCAAATGTGGGTGAAATCACTGGTGGTAGTATGAGATCTTATGAGTACGAAGATCTTTTGGCTGGTTtcaagagagaaaaaatcGACCCAGCACCTTACTACTGGTTCCTCGATCAACGTCGTTATGGTACTTGTGAGCACGGAGGATACGGTCTTGGAACTGAGAGAATCTTGGCATGGCTCTGTGACAGATTTACTGTGAGAGACTGTTCATTGTATCCAAGATTCACTGGTAGATGTAAACCATAG
- a CDS encoding uncharacterized protein (BUSCO:EOG09261DHR) — MALAESLAALSLATSAEDEKALPTKSLIFKPKTAKTATPIPILVFALQSTSTPSPVIAKTANVKEPRLAKDDLVVEFFKTSAKEFSIANLSKDLAGKVKILLDANVVKAAEKDETLKLSTESSSACLSAKTIVEYLKSTGIELIETDFSAEASSSSSSSSAPASAPAEKKAAASKVDAKIEDAKLIGITVDKEKDFSNWYVQVVVKSEMLDYYDVSGCYILRPNSYAVWETIQDYFNTKIKALGVQNAYFPMFVSQKVLEKEKDHIEGFAPEVAWVTRAGSSELEEHIAIRPTSETVMYPYYAKWIRSHRDLPIKLNQWNSVVRWEFKHPQPFLRTREFLWQEGHTAHLYKREAEEEVLQILDYYAAIYEELLAVPVVKGKKTENEKFAGGDYTTTVEGFIPATGRGIQGGTSHHLGQNFSKMFNMSVESPEGPEKGRLFAYQNSWGLSTRVIGVMVMTHSDNKGLVLPPRVAQTQVVVIPVGITAKTSAEQREQINKGAADIESRLKKAGIRVTGDYRDSYNPGWKFADWELKGVPLRVEFGPKDLESEQVTAVRRNDGQKLNVKLAGLESSIAEVLEKIQADLLAKATKEFDEHRVLVEEWKDFVPTLNKKNVILSPWCGDADCEDDIKDASAKNEDGEDGDVDEKAPSMGAKSLCVPFEQPDLKEGQKCVRCDKKAVTYCMFGRSY, encoded by the coding sequence atGGCATTAGCAGAGTCCTTAGCAGCCTTGTCATTGGCTACTTCAgctgaagatgaaaaagcTTTACCAACAAAAAGCTTAATCTTCAAGCCAAAAACTGCAAAAACAGCTACACCAATCCCAATCTTGGTATTTGCATTGCAATCTACCAGTACCCCAAGTCCAGTTATTGCTAAAACAGCAAACGTCAAGGAACCAAGATTAGCCAAAGATGATCTTGTTGTGGAATTCTTCAAGACTTCTGCTAAAGAATTTTCAATTGCCAACTTGAGCAAGGACTTGGCGGGAAAGGTCAAAATACTCCTCGATGCCAATGTAGTCAAGGCAGCTGAGAAGGACGAAACTTTAAAGCTTTCTACCGAGTCATCATCGGCGTGTCTTTCAGCAAAAACCATTGTTGAATACTTGAAGTCAACTGGAATTGAATTGATCGAAACAGACTTTTCTGCCGAggcttcctcctcctcctcatcatcatctgcTCCAGCTTCAGCTCCAGCTGAAAAGAAAGCTGCTGCAAGCAAAGTGGATGCCAAAATCGAGGATGCCAAATTGATTGGTATTACAGTtgataaagagaaagattTCTCCAACTGGTATGTCCAAGTTGTTGTCAAGAGTGAGATGTTGGACTACTATGATGTCTCTGGATGTTATATTCTTAGACCAAACTCCTACGCTGTTTGGGAAACCATCCAGGACTATTTCAACACCAAAATCAAAGCATTGGGTGTTCAAAATGCCTACTTCCCAATGTTTGTTTCGCAAAAAGTTttggagaaggaaaaagaccACATCGAAGGTTTCGCTCCGGAAGTTGCTTGGGTCACTAGAGCAGGTAGCTCCGAATTGGAAGAGCACATTGCCATTAGACCTACTTCAGAAACAGTTATGTACCCATACTACGCCAAATGGATTCGTTCCCACCGTGACTTGCCAATCAAATTGAACCAATGGAACTCGGTTGTGCGTTGGGAGTTTAAACACCCACAACCATTTTTGAGAACTAGAGAGTTCTTGTGGCAAGAAGGTCACACTGCACACTTGTACAAGAGAGAAGCCGAGGAGGAAGTGTTGCAAATATTGGACTACTATGCGGCTATATACGAGGAGTTGTTGGCCGTGCCAGTGGTTAAGGGTAAAAAGACCGAGAATGAAAAGTTTGCTGGTGGTGACTACACAACAACAGTTGAAGGTTTCATTCCTGCTACCGGTAGAGGTATTCAAGGTGGTACTTCACACCATCTTGGCCAAAACTTCTCCAAGATGTTTAACATGTCAGTTGAAAGTCCTGAAGGTCCTGAAAAGGGTCGTTTGTTTGCCTACCAAAACTCTTGGGGTTTATCTACTCGTGTTATTGGTGTTATGGTTATGACACATTCGGACAACAAGGGTTTGGTCTTGCCTCCTAGAGTTGCACAAACtcaagttgttgttatcCCAGTTGGTATCACTGCCAAGACTTCTGCTGAGCAACGTGAGCAAATTAATAAAGGTGCCGCAGATATTGAGAGCAGATTGAAGAAAGCAGGTATCAGAGTAACTGGAGACTATAGAGACTCATACAACCCAGGATGGAAGTTTGCCGATTGGGAGTTGAAGGGTGTTCCACTTCGTGTGGAGTTTGGTCCTAAGGATTTGGAATCAGAACAAGTCACTGCAGTTAGGAGGAACGACGGACAAAAACTTAACGTCAAGTTGGCTGGTTTGGAAAGTAGCATTGCAgaggttttggaaaagatcCAAGCAGATTTACTTGCCAAAGCTACTAAAGAGTTTGACGAACACCGTGTGCTTGTTGAAGAGTGGAAGGATTTCGTCCCAACattgaacaagaagaatgtTATTTTGTCTCCATGGTGTGGTGATGCTGATTGTGAAGATGACATCAAGGATGCTTCAGCCAAGAATGAGGATGGCGAGGATGGAGATGTGGATGAAAAGGCTCCATCAATGGGTGCCAAGTCCTTATGTGTTCCATTTGAACAACCAGACTTGAAAGAAGGACAAAAGTGTGTTAGATGTGACAAGAAAGCAGTCACTtattgtatgtttggaaGATCCTATTAA
- a CDS encoding uncharacterized protein (BUSCO:EOG09263UCR) — protein MHTHHSHSGDYISHAHDSLNDMVNRYIAMGFHTVCLTEHMPRLDDKFLYPEELEKQYTENHLQDDFSRYLTHAKKLQLQHKDVLNIIVGLEIEGINKAHIEYAASLMQDPSIEVTVGSIHHVHEIPIDFSTDLWLKAKSVSTNGLTRSLYKSYFDLQGQVLDLKPTIVGHFDLIRLCQPVDDFDETTKQPTSEVNIAKDWPEVWEVVEQNVQKVVSYGGLFELNSSAIRKGWDTPYPKQDITQLIIKNGGKFCFSDDAHACSQVGLNYEKVLAYIEKLNIKEIYYLESNDGVVAPVAVNVEELKASSFWNQYV, from the coding sequence ATGCATACTCATCACTCGCATAGTGGCGATTACATTTCTCATGCTCATGATAGCCTCAATGATATGGTCAATCGTTATATAGCCATGGGTTTCCACACAGTGTGTTTGACTGAACATATGCCGAGGTTGGATGACAAATTTCTATATCCCGAAGAGTTGGAGAAACAATACACTGAGAATCACTTGCAAGATGACTTCTCGAGGTATTTGACACATGCAAAAAAACTTCAACTACAACATAAAGATGTGTTGAACATTATTGTAGGACTTGAGATTGAAGGTATCAATAAGGCACATATTGAATATGCTGCAAGTTTGATGCAAGATCCAAGCATTGAAGTGACGGTTGGCTCTATTCACCATGTTCACGAAATCCCAATTGACTTTTCCACCGATCTTTGGCTAAAAGCCAAACTGGTCAGTACAAATGGCCTAACAAGATCGTTATACAAGTCCTATTTTGATTTACAGGGTCAAGTTTTGGATTTAAAACCGACAATAGTGGGCCATTTTGATCTTATACGATTATGTCAGCCAGTAGATGATTTTGACGAGACTACCAAGCAACCAACACTGGAGGTAAACATAGCCAAGGATTGGCCCGAAGTATGGGAAGTAGTGGAACAAAATGTACAGAAAGTAGTACTGTATGGGGGCCTTTTCGAATTAAACTCATCAGCGATTCGTAAAGGCTGGGATACGCCTTACCCAAAGCAAGATATCACACAGTTGATAATCAAAAATGGTGGTaagttttgcttttctgATGACGCACATGCATGTTCTCAAGTAGGCCTTAATTACGAAAAAGTGCTTGCCTATATTGAAAAACTAAATATTAAAGAGATTTATTATCTAGAGTCGAATGATGGAGTCGTTGCACCGGTTGCTGTTAATGTAGAAGAGTTGAAAGCATCTTCATTTTGGAATCAGTACGTATAG
- the SLM5 gene encoding asparaginyl-tRNA synthetase — protein MNITNQAKCVIKKRFVRLAHKSTLNPTIKHHLAKSEPGELIEARGFVKSVRKSKNIGFLDLADGTTSEDLKVVFQTKEQPKLRVGQTVAVNGEWAESKGKGQTRELRCNPQEPQHSYRIIGDVEEDYPLQKKSTSMQFLRTLPALKHRTSTIASFYRLRSFLETQMIDFFNINDFTKVTPPIITSSDCEGAGETFKIAESANFFEKTTYLTVSTQLHIEALAMALNRVWTLTPCFRAENSNTTRHLCEFWMLEAEISHVEDLEQLLNFTEDMIKYSTRKLIDSKKEYLRGVYLEEELVQSRWAAITKQEKWPRMTYTDAIEYLNKSRKDSEEKLEFGDSLSLEHEKYLAKDGPIFITDYPAEMKPFYMLKSAKFDPEKPTVACYDLLFPDFGELAGGSLREHNYEELVESMGKHGMDVEEMDWYTTLRKNGTIPHGGFGMGWERFVTYLSGHDNVKDVIPFPRAPGLCKA, from the coding sequence ATGAATATTACCAACCAAGCAAAATGCGTGATAAAAAAGAGGTTTGTACGGCTAGCACATAAAAGCACACTCAATCCAACTATTAAGCACCATCTTGCAAAATCAGAACCTGGAGAGCTTATTGAAGCCCGCGGGTTTGTCAAGAGTGTGAGAAAGTCCAAGAATATTGGGTTTCTTGATCTCGCAGATGGAACGACATCCGAAGACCTCAAGGTAGTGTTTCAGACTAAAGAGCAACCAAAACTCCGTGTGGGTCAAACGGTTGCAGTCAATGGTGAATGGGCAGAAAGTAAAGGCAAGGGCCAAACAAGAGAACTTCGATGCAACCCACAGGAGCCACAACATTCGTATAGGATAATTGGTGATGTAGAGGAAGACTACcctttgcaaaagaaatcCACATCAATGCAGTTCTTGCGTACATTACCAGCACTTAAACATCGAACATCCACTATTGCGTCTTTTTATAGATTGAGATCATTTTTGGAGACGCAAatgattgatttttttaACATCAACGACTTTACCAAGGTCACTCCGCCAATAATAACAAGTTCTGATTGTGAGGGTGCAGGTGAAACTTTCAAGATTGCCGAGAGTGCAAATTTCTTTGAAAAGACCACTTACTTGACGGTTTCGACTCAATTGCATATCGAAGCGTTGGCGATGGCTTTGAATAGAGTGTGGACCTTGACACCATGCTTCCGAGCCGAAAATTCAAATACAACGCGACATTTATGTGAATTTTGGATGCTAGAAGCCGAGATATCGCATGTGGAAGATTTAGAGCAATTGTTAAATTTTACCGAGGATATGATTAAGTATTCGACACGGAAACTTATTGACCTGAAAAAGGAGTATTTGAGAGGTGTTTATTTGGAAGAAGAGTTGGTGCAATCGAGATGGGCAGCAATTACGAAACAAGAGAAATGGCCTAGAATGACCTACACTGATGCCATCGAGTATTTGAACAAACTGCGAAAAGATAGTGAAGAGAAGCTCGAATTCGGGGACTCGCTTCTGTTGGAGCATGAGAAATATCTTGCCAAAGATGGACCCATATTTATCACAGACTATCCTGCCGAGATGAAACCATTCTATATGTTGAAATCGGCAAAGTTTGATCCGGAAAAACCCACAGTTGCATGCTATGACTTACTTTTCCCCGACTTTGGTGAGCTTGCTGGGGGTTCGCTTAGAGAGCACAATTATGAGGAGTTGGTGGAGAGCATGGGAAAACATGGCATGGATGTGGAAGAGATGGATTGGTACACCACATTGAGAAAAAATGGAACGATTCCACATGGAGGTTTTGGAATGGGTTGGGAAAGATTTGTTACATACTTATCTGGACATGACAATGTAAAAGATGTCATACCTTTCCCTAGAGCGCCAGGCTTGTGCAAAGCATAG
- the TIM9 gene encoding protein transporter tim9 (BUSCO:EOG09265L8N) has product MDQLNVKEQQEFQQIVEQKQMKDFMNLYSNLVSRCFEDCVNDFTSNNLTSRETSCIAKCSEKFLKHSERVGLRFQEQNALLMQQGQK; this is encoded by the exons ATGGATCAGTTAAACGttaaagaacaacaagagtttcaacaaattgttgaacaaaagcaaatgaAGGATTTCATGAACTTGTACTCAAACTTGGTGTCGAGATGTTTTGAAGATTGTGTCAATGACTTTACATCCAACAACTTGACTTCAAGAGAGACAAGCTGTATTGCAAAATGTTCagaaaagtttttgaaacaCAGTGAAAGAGTCGGATTGAGATTCCAAGAACAAAA cGCATTGTTGATGCAACAAGGACAGAAATAA